One window of Drosophila bipectinata strain 14024-0381.07 chromosome 4, DbipHiC1v2, whole genome shotgun sequence genomic DNA carries:
- the LOC138926824 gene encoding uncharacterized protein, protein MLCGIAARTREQPWPSTNTTTWMTTSTVSPARTKLSPSRHGSASVVKALNPLEPIASVGWTEAEEKVLGMYWQPATDEFKFCVKYHRVPRNVMTGERVPTKREFLSLVMSTFDPIGFLSCYMVTAKLLLREIWRRGVNWDEPLPDELAAAFEDWRQGMSRIQEFRCPRHYFGGGRVRTLQLHIFVDSSQSAFAAAAYWRATYENGDVQAHFISSKTKCAPLRTMSIPRLELQAAVLGTRLMDTVKQEHGVAISSCALWTDSKTVLHWISNTHRRYKQFVGNRVAEILESTEASQWRWIPSAENVADDATRPRKAVDLSIGSRWLNGPPFLRGPEESWPRSSEDWIPPTTDDEEMKCEFALVTVNFISLQRFSSYNRLVRTTAWALRFVQRCRGIRRDEEVYGLTAMECAEAERALIRQSQREAFAEDSQGNVVKDSRLHGLSPYLDEDGVLRASGRIDDATCVPYNARRPIILSHEEALAEMIVQQHHEKMCHQNTEATIGSIRSKFWITNLRRLLRRVVSKCNVRKARPTQPEMGPLPAYRLEANGWPFKSTGLDYFGPLLVTIGRRTEKRWVALFTCLTTRAIHLEMAHDLSTDSCIITMRNFMSRRGPVVRIRSDNGKNFVGADREAKRFSEVFEPAQIQGELSSKGVEWIFNCPANPAEGGAWERMVQCVKKVLAHTMKELAPKEHVLQNLLIEAESIVNSRPLTHLPVTVDQEAPPTPNDLLKGASDIPDLPKYDGQEPMRSATRKQWRIARMMRDRFWKRWVHEYLPTLVRREKWCKRVEPIRRGDLVFICDPAIPRREWKRGVVEEVFTGKDGVPRRAAVRTTDRAQTTMRPASKLAVLDVVNAAASRGWGCRGTN, encoded by the exons ATGCTTTGCGGCATAGCAGCACGGACCCGCGAGCAGCCCTGGCCATCAACGAATACCACTACGTGGATGACTACGTCGACAGTTTCGCCAGCGAGGACGAAGCTATCGCCATCTCGACACGG TTCGGCAAGTGTGGTCAAAGCGCTGAACCCACTTGAGCCCATCGCCAGCGTCGGATGGACCGAAGCTGAGGAGAAGGTGCTTGGGATGTACTGGCAGCCGGCTACCGATGAGTTCAAGTTCTGCGTCAAGTACCATCGAGTCCCGAGGAACGTGATGACGGGGGAACGAGTCCCTACCAAGAGGGAGTTCCTCAGCCTGGTGATGTCTACGTTTGACCCGATTGGGTTCCTGAGCTGCTACATGGTGACTGCCAAACTGCTGCTGAGGGAGATTTGGCGGAGAGGAGTCAACTGGGACGAGCCGCTACCGGATGAATTGGCCGCAGCCTTCGAGGATTGGCGGCAAGGGATGAGTCGGATCCAGGAGTTTCGATGCCCGCGCCACTACTTTGGCGGCGGACGAGTGCGGACGCTACAGCTGCACATCTTCGTGGACTCCAGTCAATCGGCGTTTGCAGCAGCGGCCTACTGGCGGGCCACGTACGAGAACGGAGACGTGCAGGCGCACTTCATAAGCTCCAAAACGAAATGCGCCCCGCTGAGAACCATGTCGATCCCGCGACTGGAACTCCAAGCAGCGGTATTGGGCACGAGATTGATGGACACCGTCAAGCAGGAGCACGGTGTGGCGATCAGCAGCTGTGCGCTATGGACGGACTCCAAGACTGTGTTGCACTGGATAAGCAACACCCACCGGAGATACAAACAGTTCGTCGGAAACCGGGTGGCGGAGATTTTGGAATCGACAGAGGCGTCCCAGTGGAGATGGATCCCGTCCGCCGAAAACGTGGCGGATGACGCGACAAGGCCGCGCAAGGCCGTGGACCTGAGCATCGGTTCGCGATGGCTAAACGGACCGCCGTTTTTACGAGGTCCAGAGGAGAGCTGGCCGAGATCGAGCGAGGACTGGATTCCTCCGACGACCGACGACGAGGAAATGAAATGTGAGTTTGCCTTGGTCACGGTAAACTTTATATCCCTGCAGAGGTTCTCCAGCTATAATCGACTGGTGAGGACGACTGCGTGGGCGCTCAGATTTGTTCAACGATGCCGTGGAATACGTCGCGATGAAGAGGTCTACGGATTGACCGCGATGGAGTGCGCTGAAGCAGAGCGCGCATTGATACGGCAGTCGCAGCGAGAAGCGTTTGCTGAGGACAGCCAAGGAAACGTCGTCAAGGACAGCCGACTGCACGGACTGTCCCCATACCTTGACGAGGACGGAGTATTGAGAGCCAGTGGAAGGATCGATGACGCGACGTGTGTGCCATACAACGCACGTCGGCCGATCATACTGTCTCACGAGGAGGCGCTGGCAGAGATGATCGTGCAGCAACACCACGAAAAGATGTGCCACCAAAACACGGAGGCGACGATCGGATCGATTCGGAGCAAGTTCTGGATAACGAACTTGCGGAGACTGCTACGGAGGGTGGTGAGCAAATGCAACGTTCGTAAGGCACGACCCACACAGCCCGAGATGGGCCCCCTACCTGCGTATCGGCTAGAGGCCAACGGATGGCCATTTAAGTCTACTGGCCTGGACTACTTTGGGCCGCTCCTTGTGACAATTGGACGTCGCACAGAGAAGAGGTGGGTGGCACTGTTTACGTGCCTGACCACGAGGGCTATCCACTTGGAGATGGCTCACGATTTGTCCACCGACTCCTGCATAATCACCATGAGGAACTTCATGAGCCGCCGTGGACCAGTGGTCAGGATCAGGAGCGACAATGGGAAGAACTTCGTTGGAGCCGACCGCGAGGCCAAGAGGTTCAGCGAAGTGTTCGAGCCTGCACAGATCCAGGGCGAGCTGTCGTCTAAGGGAGTCGAATGGATCTTCAACTGCCCGGCGAACCCAGCTGAAGGCGGTGCCTGGGAGAGGATGGTGCAGTGCGTGAAGAAGGTGCTGGCGCACACAATGAAGGAGCTCGCGCCCAAGGAGCATGTACTGCAGAACCTGCTGATTGAGGCGGAGAGCATCGTAAACTCTCGGCCGCTCACTCATCTACCGGTGACGGTGGACCAGGAGGCTCCACCGACGCCTAACGATTTGCTGAAAGGAGCATCGGATATCCCAGATCTCCCCAAGTATGATGGACAGGAGCCCATGAGATCCGCTACTAGGAAGCAGTGGCGCATAGCAAGGATGATGCGCGATCGCTTCTGGAAGCGTTGGGTGCATGAGTACCTGCCAACTCTTGTGCGCAGGGAGAAATGGTGCAAGCGCGTCGAGCCCATCCGTCGAGGAGACCTGGTATTCATCTGCGATCCAGCCATACCACGAAGGGAATGGAAACGAGGCGTCGTGGAAGAGGTGTTCACCGGGAAGGATGGAGTACCTCGTCGAGCAGCGGTGCGGACTACCGATCGAGCCCAGACGACTATGCGTCCCGCTTCGAAGCTAGCTGTCCTGGACGTGGTGAATGCGGCTGCTTCACGGGGGTGGGGATGTCGCGGAACGAACTAG